The following are from one region of the Myxococcus stipitatus genome:
- a CDS encoding DUF4388 domain-containing protein, with amino-acid sequence MPGAVARPGTVGAAPSAQGHAPVAGVAPAPGYPPGSGVPPAPGYPPVAGVAPAPGRPPGAPVAGVAPGAAPTQGRPPGAPVAGAAPASAPAVAGAPPTTADAAHDVPPQGQLDQTSPIQLYGRIAAAELTGLLTLTQTDRTTLIHFRKGNPEFVDSTHAEDALGTSLMGARLLMPDQLQQAEAARERFGGDLLATLFGLGLLQPATAFSVLGQRATTILFKGLRAETGAFTFEPRELPGNKAMPLGNRWAVLSDSVRRMPSADIRRRLTPVLQLPIMKSGGIVPASDLRLTPHEVRALTVIDGVRSIAQLLTDFPQDADHLLRLTFLLKELEAVSFAAVPQSGASARAAPPPEAAARPASAPSPTAARPVAPGATPAPGQGVAGTRPAAP; translated from the coding sequence GTGCCCGGTGCGGTCGCGCGGCCCGGCACCGTCGGGGCCGCGCCTTCCGCGCAAGGACATGCGCCCGTCGCCGGCGTGGCTCCCGCGCCGGGATATCCACCCGGCTCCGGCGTGCCCCCCGCGCCGGGATATCCGCCCGTCGCCGGCGTGGCTCCCGCGCCGGGCCGGCCCCCAGGCGCCCCCGTCGCCGGCGTGGCCCCCGGCGCGGCTCCCACGCAAGGCAGGCCCCCGGGTGCGCCCGTCGCGGGCGCGGCTCCCGCGTCGGCTCCGGCCGTGGCGGGCGCGCCGCCCACGACCGCCGACGCGGCCCATGACGTTCCGCCGCAAGGCCAGCTCGATCAGACCTCGCCCATCCAGCTCTACGGCCGCATCGCCGCCGCCGAGCTGACCGGCCTGCTCACCCTCACGCAGACCGACCGCACCACGCTGATCCACTTCCGCAAGGGCAACCCGGAGTTCGTCGACTCGACGCACGCGGAGGACGCGCTCGGCACGTCGCTGATGGGCGCGCGCCTGCTCATGCCGGACCAGCTCCAGCAGGCCGAGGCCGCGAGGGAGCGCTTCGGCGGCGACCTGCTCGCGACGCTCTTCGGCCTGGGGTTGCTGCAGCCCGCGACGGCCTTCAGCGTCCTGGGGCAGCGCGCCACCACCATCCTGTTCAAGGGCCTGCGCGCGGAGACCGGCGCCTTCACCTTCGAGCCACGCGAGCTGCCGGGCAACAAGGCGATGCCGCTCGGCAACCGCTGGGCCGTGCTGAGCGACAGCGTGCGTCGCATGCCCTCGGCGGACATCCGCCGGCGGCTGACGCCCGTGCTCCAGCTCCCCATCATGAAGTCGGGCGGCATCGTCCCCGCCAGCGACCTGCGCCTCACGCCACACGAGGTGCGCGCGCTCACCGTCATCGACGGCGTCCGCTCCATCGCGCAGCTGCTCACCGACTTCCCGCAGGACGCCGACCATCTGCTGCGGCTCACCTTCCTCCTGAAGGAGCTGGAGGCGGTGTCCTTTGCCGCCGTGCCCCAGTCCGGTGCCTCCGCCAGGGCCGCCCCGCCCCCCGAAGCCGCGGCGCGCCCCGCGTCCGCGCCGAGCCCCACGGCGGCGCGTCCCGTCGCTCCAGGCGCCACGCCCGCGCCCGGCCAGGGCGTCGCGGGCACCCGCCCCGCCGCGCC
- a CDS encoding TSUP family transporter, producing the protein MAVDVGALQLGMLCVAALAAGLVDAIAGGGGLITLPALLAVGLPPHLALGTNKGQSVFGSFAALARFSRAGLVDGKLARVTFPFGLGGAFAGAGLVLLVKPEVLKPLVLVLLIAVAVFLAFRKPTAPAERAEPSPRPRAQAIGALIALVVGTYDGFFGPGTGTFLIVGFSSLLGHGLARASADAKVVNFASNLASVSLFALKGVVLWKVALPMAAAQFTGAWLGAHLAVKGGDRLVRKVVLAVVLALALKLGRDLVMG; encoded by the coding sequence CTGGCGGTGGATGTCGGCGCGCTGCAACTCGGGATGTTGTGCGTGGCCGCGCTGGCCGCGGGGCTGGTGGATGCCATCGCGGGAGGCGGTGGGCTCATCACCCTCCCGGCGCTGCTCGCGGTGGGGCTGCCGCCGCACCTGGCGTTGGGGACCAACAAGGGTCAGTCCGTCTTCGGCTCGTTCGCCGCGCTGGCGCGCTTCTCCCGCGCGGGGCTGGTGGACGGGAAGCTGGCGCGGGTGACGTTCCCCTTCGGCCTGGGGGGCGCCTTCGCCGGGGCGGGGTTGGTGCTGCTGGTGAAGCCGGAGGTGCTCAAGCCGCTGGTGCTGGTGCTGCTCATCGCGGTGGCGGTGTTCCTCGCCTTCAGGAAGCCCACCGCGCCCGCGGAGCGCGCGGAGCCGTCGCCGCGGCCGCGCGCGCAGGCCATCGGGGCGCTCATCGCGCTCGTCGTCGGCACCTACGACGGCTTCTTCGGCCCGGGCACCGGCACCTTCCTCATCGTCGGGTTCTCGTCGCTGCTGGGGCACGGCCTGGCGCGGGCCTCCGCGGACGCGAAGGTGGTGAACTTCGCCTCCAACCTGGCGTCGGTGTCGCTGTTCGCGCTCAAGGGCGTGGTGCTGTGGAAGGTGGCGCTGCCCATGGCCGCCGCGCAGTTCACCGGCGCGTGGCTGGGCGCGCACCTGGCCGTGAAGGGCGGGGACCGGCTGGTGCGCAAGGTGGTCCTCGCCGTGGTGCTGGCGCTGGCGCTGAAGCTGGGGCGCGACCTGGTGATGGGCTGA
- a CDS encoding YfbM family protein: protein MEMLCTLRGATEAQRAALLQAPERLEAFLDDEEDFGDPKGAAFLELDIGEAWHGLQYLLTGTAWEGKPPLDFLVRGGDEVGDIPSDEGTARVFPATQVKALATALQQVSEDTLRRRYDPAAMQSQDIYPGTWEEPPDDMDPLEEMLSYFDELQKFMSQVARRGDALLVHIG, encoded by the coding sequence ATGGAGATGCTCTGCACCCTGCGCGGCGCCACGGAGGCCCAGCGCGCCGCCCTGCTCCAGGCCCCCGAGCGCCTGGAGGCGTTCCTCGACGACGAAGAGGACTTCGGAGACCCGAAGGGCGCGGCGTTCCTGGAGCTGGACATCGGCGAGGCCTGGCACGGCCTCCAGTACCTGCTCACCGGCACCGCGTGGGAGGGCAAGCCGCCGCTCGACTTCCTCGTGCGCGGTGGGGACGAGGTCGGTGACATCCCCTCCGACGAGGGCACCGCGCGCGTCTTCCCCGCCACGCAGGTGAAGGCGCTCGCGACCGCGCTCCAGCAGGTCTCCGAGGACACGCTGCGCCGCCGCTACGACCCCGCGGCCATGCAGTCCCAGGACATCTATCCCGGCACCTGGGAGGAGCCGCCCGACGACATGGATCCGCTCGAGGAGATGCTCTCCTACTTCGACGAGCTCCAGAAGTTCATGTCCCAGGTGGCCCGGCGCGGGGACGCGCTCCTGGTGCACATCGGCTGA
- a CDS encoding MXAN_5453 family MXYO-CTERM-anchored protein, with the protein MTRWRRAGGLGLMLGGLWLGPSAWARVPEGYTLQLQARTNMLGNASGAYNVEPGNLLPGSHRMPLTKDGQVAFRLSITPEGPNAIWWGRGGAGRRIYQLPQLGEDARADDPGLNSREDLAFAVTEATQAADNGVYLLNARTPEEVRVVREPTGASNWESLTLNEAGQLGFRASFNFVGKAYVVLTPQEKGWAVAYLAKEKSLDGVSPYEYLYSPTMNDLGEMAGVADLAPSSGEWFQELRVFNLDGTSRLVAQTRGREPSSPFFRFASVAPALNNRGQVAFIAWDKLADGRTPVGVYLWDGVTLKKLARNGEGDIREVEFFPPDINDDGLVAFRAVDAAGLRAVWVGDGQTLKRVVSEHDLVKSDLGPARIDQEKPSNPVFGGSVSINAAGDVCVTAGLAPPDDDQEEWGTAVFVALAEPRPTEPDGGTEADAGTDGGSGEEPDGGASGDAGTGEEPDGGAGADGGSGEEPDGGAGADGGVGEEPDGGARPDAGLGDGGVHRPDSGGPVPELPGGGGDDGCGCQSTSSASTWLWLLLGLTWMGLRQRRRSSPR; encoded by the coding sequence ATGACGCGGTGGCGACGTGCAGGGGGCCTGGGCTTGATGCTGGGAGGGCTCTGGCTGGGCCCGTCCGCATGGGCGCGGGTGCCGGAGGGCTACACGCTCCAGCTCCAGGCGCGCACCAACATGCTGGGCAACGCATCGGGTGCGTACAACGTGGAGCCGGGCAATCTGCTCCCTGGCAGTCACCGGATGCCCCTCACGAAGGATGGGCAGGTGGCGTTCCGCCTGTCGATTACACCCGAGGGGCCCAACGCCATCTGGTGGGGGCGTGGTGGCGCGGGTCGACGCATCTACCAGTTGCCCCAGCTGGGCGAAGACGCGCGCGCGGACGACCCGGGGCTCAACTCCCGCGAGGACCTCGCGTTCGCCGTGACGGAGGCGACGCAGGCCGCGGACAACGGCGTCTACCTCCTGAACGCGCGGACGCCGGAGGAGGTGCGCGTCGTCCGCGAGCCGACGGGCGCGTCCAACTGGGAGAGCCTGACGCTCAACGAGGCGGGACAGCTCGGCTTCCGCGCCAGCTTCAACTTCGTGGGCAAGGCCTACGTGGTGCTGACGCCCCAGGAGAAGGGCTGGGCTGTGGCGTACCTGGCGAAGGAGAAGTCGCTCGATGGGGTGAGCCCCTACGAGTACCTCTACTCGCCCACGATGAACGACCTGGGGGAGATGGCGGGCGTGGCCGACCTCGCGCCGTCCTCGGGGGAGTGGTTCCAGGAGCTGCGTGTCTTCAACCTGGATGGCACGTCGCGGCTCGTCGCGCAGACGCGGGGCCGTGAGCCCTCTTCGCCGTTCTTCCGGTTCGCCTCGGTGGCGCCCGCGCTCAACAACCGGGGGCAGGTCGCGTTCATCGCCTGGGACAAGCTGGCGGATGGGCGCACCCCCGTGGGCGTGTACCTGTGGGATGGGGTCACGTTGAAGAAGCTCGCGCGCAATGGCGAGGGGGACATCCGGGAGGTGGAGTTCTTCCCGCCCGACATCAACGACGACGGGCTCGTGGCGTTCCGCGCCGTGGATGCCGCGGGCCTGCGCGCCGTCTGGGTGGGAGATGGCCAGACGCTGAAGCGGGTGGTGAGCGAGCACGACCTCGTGAAGTCGGACCTGGGCCCGGCTCGCATCGACCAGGAGAAGCCGAGCAACCCCGTGTTCGGTGGCAGCGTCAGCATCAACGCGGCCGGGGATGTGTGCGTCACCGCGGGGCTCGCGCCGCCCGACGACGACCAGGAGGAGTGGGGCACCGCGGTCTTCGTCGCCCTGGCGGAGCCTCGACCCACAGAGCCGGATGGCGGCACCGAGGCGGATGCGGGAACCGACGGTGGCTCGGGCGAGGAGCCCGATGGCGGCGCCAGTGGGGACGCGGGCACTGGCGAGGAGCCGGATGGTGGAGCCGGCGCCGACGGTGGCTCGGGCGAGGAGCCGGATGGTGGAGCCGGCGCCGACGGTGGTGTGGGCGAGGAGCCCGATGGCGGCGCCAGGCCGGATGCGGGCTTGGGTGATGGCGGCGTGCATCGCCCCGACAGCGGGGGGCCGGTGCCAGAGCTCCCGGGGGGAGGCGGTGACGACGGCTGTGGCTGCCAGTCGACGTCCTCCGCCTCGACCTGGCTGTGGTTGCTGCTGGGCTTGACGTGGATGGGCCTGCGTCAGCGGCGACGCTCGTCGCCGCGCTGA
- a CDS encoding flagellar hook-length control protein: protein MTLLSLAAAPSRGAEGCSEGRKGMTWTKISHHDGVDLVGCASCDAYQGDTECSRRLPVLCLRQDGAPTPPKGLSLDFYQGWARGRVALTGPVVGAELGGLADANARCVAAFGAGWRMAEFHDGQGGWNWFAYGDLPRDTRFWVHINDQRANCWDPAPPTRQMPSEKKKKDCPKKVS from the coding sequence GTGACCTTGCTGTCCCTGGCGGCGGCGCCGTCGAGGGGCGCGGAGGGCTGCTCCGAGGGACGCAAGGGGATGACGTGGACGAAAATCTCCCACCATGACGGAGTGGACCTGGTGGGGTGCGCCAGCTGCGACGCGTACCAGGGGGACACGGAGTGCTCGCGGCGCCTGCCGGTGTTGTGCCTCCGGCAGGATGGGGCGCCCACGCCGCCCAAGGGCTTGAGCCTGGACTTCTACCAGGGCTGGGCGCGGGGGCGCGTGGCGCTCACCGGGCCCGTGGTGGGCGCCGAGCTCGGGGGCCTTGCGGACGCCAACGCGCGCTGCGTGGCCGCCTTCGGAGCGGGCTGGCGCATGGCGGAGTTCCATGACGGCCAGGGCGGCTGGAACTGGTTCGCCTACGGCGACCTGCCCCGGGACACACGCTTCTGGGTCCACATCAACGACCAGCGCGCCAACTGCTGGGACCCCGCGCCGCCGACTCGGCAGATGCCGAGCGAGAAGAAGAAGAAGGACTGCCCGAAGAAGGTGTCGTAG
- a CDS encoding biotin/lipoyl-containing protein, with amino-acid sequence MRYFTKQQGQKEAVPVDVESLGGDRYKLTINGVTHTVDALALEHGTMSMLVDGNSYSVEFEENGDEVGVLLRGQVNRFDVADERRLRLRAGTAGFSVEGKQLVTAPMPGKVVKVLVKVGDEVKEGQGLVVVEAMKMENELKSPKAGKVTELFAKEGTAVENNAKLVVVE; translated from the coding sequence ATGCGCTATTTCACGAAGCAGCAGGGACAGAAGGAAGCGGTGCCGGTGGACGTGGAGTCGCTGGGTGGCGACCGCTACAAGCTCACCATCAACGGCGTCACCCACACGGTGGACGCGCTGGCGCTCGAGCACGGCACCATGAGCATGCTGGTGGACGGGAACTCCTACAGCGTCGAGTTCGAGGAGAACGGCGACGAGGTGGGCGTGCTCCTGCGCGGCCAGGTGAACCGCTTCGACGTGGCGGACGAGCGGCGGCTGCGCCTGCGCGCCGGCACCGCGGGCTTCTCCGTGGAGGGCAAGCAGCTGGTCACCGCGCCCATGCCCGGCAAGGTGGTGAAGGTGCTGGTGAAGGTGGGCGACGAGGTGAAGGAGGGCCAGGGCCTCGTGGTCGTGGAGGCCATGAAGATGGAGAACGAGCTCAAGAGCCCCAAGGCCGGCAAGGTCACGGAGCTGTTCGCCAAGGAAGGCACCGCCGTGGAGAACAACGCGAAGCTCGTCGTCGTCGAGTAG
- a CDS encoding acyl-CoA carboxylase subunit beta, producing the protein MDETTEKDPLRARLQDMEKQAELGGGADRIAKQHEAGKLTARERIDLLLDPGSFCELDKFVTHRSTDFGMGDKKIPGDGVVTGYGTVDGRQVFVFAQDFTVFGGSLSGAYAQKICKIMDMATRVGAPVIGLNDSGGARIQEGVESLAGYADIFLRNTLASGVVPQISLIMGPCAGGAVYSPAITDFIMMVKDTSYMFITGPDVIKTVTHEEVSKEALGGALTHNQKSGVAHFAAENEQAAIVMTRELLSFLPSNNQEDPPAQPCDDDPFRAEESLKTIVPANPNRPYDIKEIIKAVVDNKHFFEVQEHYAKNIVVGFARMNGKSVGIVANQPAVLAGVLDIDASVKAARFVRFCDCFNIPLITFVDVPGFLPGTEQEWGGIITHGAKLLYAFAEATVPKVTIITRKAYGGAYDVMASKHIRADINYAYPTAEIAVMGPEGAVNIIFRNELLKAQDANAERTRLVNDYREKFANPFKAAELGYIDEVIRPEETRTKVIRALEMLKDKRQENPPRKHGNIPL; encoded by the coding sequence ATGGACGAGACCACCGAGAAAGACCCCCTCCGCGCACGACTCCAGGACATGGAGAAGCAGGCCGAGCTGGGTGGCGGTGCCGACCGCATCGCCAAGCAGCACGAGGCTGGCAAGCTGACGGCCCGTGAGCGCATCGACCTGCTCCTCGACCCCGGCTCCTTCTGCGAGCTGGACAAGTTCGTCACCCACCGGTCCACCGACTTCGGCATGGGCGACAAGAAGATTCCCGGCGACGGCGTCGTCACCGGCTACGGCACCGTCGACGGCCGTCAGGTGTTCGTCTTCGCCCAGGACTTCACCGTCTTCGGCGGCTCGCTGTCCGGCGCCTATGCCCAGAAGATCTGCAAGATCATGGACATGGCCACGCGCGTGGGCGCGCCCGTCATCGGCCTGAACGATTCGGGCGGCGCGCGCATCCAGGAGGGCGTGGAGAGCCTCGCCGGCTACGCGGACATCTTCCTGCGCAACACCCTCGCCTCCGGCGTGGTGCCCCAGATTTCGCTCATCATGGGTCCGTGCGCGGGCGGCGCGGTGTACTCGCCCGCCATCACCGACTTCATCATGATGGTGAAGGACACCTCCTACATGTTCATCACCGGCCCGGACGTCATCAAGACGGTGACGCACGAGGAGGTGTCGAAGGAGGCGCTGGGCGGCGCGCTGACGCACAACCAGAAGTCCGGCGTGGCCCACTTCGCCGCGGAGAACGAGCAGGCCGCCATCGTCATGACGCGCGAGCTGCTCTCGTTCCTGCCCTCCAACAACCAGGAGGACCCGCCCGCCCAGCCGTGTGACGACGACCCGTTCCGCGCCGAGGAGTCGCTCAAGACCATCGTCCCGGCGAACCCGAACCGGCCCTACGACATCAAGGAAATCATCAAGGCCGTCGTCGACAACAAGCACTTCTTCGAGGTGCAGGAGCACTACGCGAAGAACATCGTCGTCGGCTTCGCGCGCATGAACGGCAAGAGCGTGGGCATCGTCGCCAACCAGCCCGCGGTGCTCGCCGGCGTGCTGGACATCGACGCCAGCGTGAAGGCCGCGCGCTTCGTGCGCTTCTGCGACTGCTTCAACATCCCGCTCATCACCTTCGTGGACGTGCCCGGCTTCCTGCCCGGCACCGAGCAGGAGTGGGGCGGCATCATCACCCACGGCGCCAAGCTGCTGTACGCCTTCGCCGAGGCCACCGTCCCCAAGGTCACCATCATCACCCGCAAGGCCTACGGCGGCGCGTACGACGTCATGGCGTCCAAGCACATCCGCGCGGACATCAACTACGCCTACCCCACCGCCGAAATCGCCGTCATGGGCCCCGAGGGCGCGGTCAACATCATCTTCCGCAACGAGCTGCTCAAGGCCCAGGACGCCAACGCCGAGCGCACCCGGTTGGTGAACGACTACCGCGAGAAGTTCGCCAACCCGTTCAAGGCGGCGGAGCTGGGCTACATCGACGAGGTCATCCGGCCGGAGGAGACGCGCACCAAGGTCATCCGCGCGCTGGAGATGCTCAAGGACAAGCGGCAGGAGAACCCGCCGCGCAAGCACGGCAACATCCCGCTGTAG
- a CDS encoding Coq4 family protein, producing MDNPMRYVREAWRMARVLRDPHRLPDIIDLARVLAPPIAMRRMVERLMGHPATAQALVDRPRVGRLHLADLRALPEGTFGRAFADHLTTHHLDPDALPYRQAHTDEEYVRAHLLESHDIWHVLTGFGTDVAGELGLQAFALAQVGSPFALGILTGGLANTLLYAFSEREARMRAVARGWVLGQRASPLFGTPWRQYWELPLEEVRERLGLDLARVDALLAPPLLAAPLLAPTGRDTPKPEGAHARLSC from the coding sequence ATGGACAACCCCATGCGCTATGTCCGCGAGGCCTGGAGGATGGCCCGCGTGCTCCGGGACCCGCACCGCCTGCCGGACATCATCGACCTGGCCCGCGTGCTCGCCCCACCCATCGCCATGCGCCGCATGGTGGAGCGGTTGATGGGACATCCCGCCACCGCCCAGGCGCTCGTCGACCGGCCCCGCGTGGGGCGACTCCACCTGGCGGACCTGCGCGCGCTCCCCGAAGGGACCTTCGGCCGTGCCTTCGCCGACCACCTCACCACCCACCACCTGGACCCGGACGCGCTCCCCTATCGACAAGCCCACACCGACGAGGAATACGTCCGCGCCCACCTGCTGGAGTCCCACGACATCTGGCACGTGCTCACCGGCTTCGGCACCGACGTGGCCGGCGAGCTGGGCCTCCAGGCCTTCGCCCTCGCCCAGGTGGGGAGCCCCTTCGCGCTCGGCATCCTCACCGGGGGGCTCGCCAATACCCTCCTGTACGCCTTCTCCGAGCGAGAAGCGCGGATGAGGGCCGTGGCCCGAGGCTGGGTGCTGGGACAACGTGCCAGCCCCCTCTTCGGCACGCCCTGGCGCCAGTACTGGGAGCTCCCACTGGAGGAGGTGCGCGAGCGGCTGGGCCTGGACCTGGCGCGGGTCGACGCCTTGTTGGCACCGCCCTTGTTGGCAGCGCCCTTATTGGCACCCACGGGGCGTGACACGCCGAAGCCGGAGGGCGCGCACGCCCGCCTTTCGTGCTAG